The following nucleotide sequence is from Cardinium endosymbiont of Culicoides punctatus.
ACCTTATAGAAGAACCATTACTTTCTCCAAAATTATCAGTTCCTGTATCTACACGAAATTGTGAATGAACTGAGCGTGTAATTTGAATAATAGAACTACCTGGTAATCTTCCCGGAAGAATACACATAGATACCGTATTAGATGACAAAGAATTAAGTTGGTCGATACCTTGCTCTAGATCTTTGAGGTGCAAAAAACGTTTACGCATGTAAGGGAAGGCTAAAAAAACTTGCCAACGATCTTTAAGGGTATCTTTATCCATAATAATACGTTCAATAAAACCATGAATAACTTGAAGGGTGAGCATCCCACTACTTAAATTTTGATGCAAGGGTATTTTAACAACTACTGTAGGATAGCCTTTTTGAATATAGACACTCTTTACTTGTTGGATAATGCCATTGATATCCTCTGCAGATAGATAATGGTTAAGATGGGGAGTAACAATGTTACTACGCTCTTTTTTACTTAAAAAATCATCATCGTCTAAAATAATACTCCTAATATAAAAAGTGGGCAAATCATCAGCAAAAACAGAACGAATAGAATGAAAAAAAATCGTACTAAATAAACAGATGTGTACTAATAAAAATCTGATTTTCTTTAAAAA
It contains:
- a CDS encoding POTRA domain-containing protein yields the protein MYFLKKIRFLLVHICLFSTIFFHSIRSVFADDLPTFYIRSIILDDDDFLSKKERSNIVTPHLNHYLSAEDINGIIQQVKSVYIQKGYPTVVVKIPLHQNLSSGMLTLQVIHGFIERIIMDKDTLKDRWQVFLAFPYMRKRFLHLKDLEQGIDQLNSLSSNTVSMCILPGRLPGSSIIQITRSVHSQFRVDTGTDNFGESNGSSIRWKSNLSIDNLFISNDTQDFRKVLNN